The following are encoded in a window of Salvelinus fontinalis isolate EN_2023a chromosome 40, ASM2944872v1, whole genome shotgun sequence genomic DNA:
- the emp1 gene encoding epithelial membrane protein 1 codes for MLVLAGIVVLHITAIILLLVATIDNAWWFTDSVATDVWGRWELAGSTWHYTNLKGDYAEEYLQVVQAGAVLACIFSILGLFVFVAQLFTLSKGQRFTFSGALMLISCLCVMIAASIYTDIFHKQDQGWFGHSFILAWISFVLTFILGVIYVVLRKKSE; via the exons ATGTTGGTCCTGGCTGGAAtcgttgttcttcacattaccgccATCATCCTGCTTCTGGTGGCAACCATTGATAAT GCCTGGTGGTTCACAGACTCAGTGGCCACAGACGTGTGGGGCCGGTGGGAACTGGCAGGCTCAACTTGGCACTACACCAACCTCAAAGGAGACTATGCTGAAG AATACCTCCAGGTAGTGCAGGCCGGGGCAGTGCTGGCCTGCATCTTCTCCATCCTGGGCCTGTTTGTGTTTGTGGCTCAACTCTTCACCTTGTCCAAGGGCCAGAGGTTCACCTTCTCTGGAGCCTTGATGCTCATCTCCT GTCTGTGTGTAATGATCGCTGCGTCCATCTACACGGACATCTTCCACAAGCAGGACCAGGGCTGGTTCGGACACTCTTTCATCCTGGCCTGGATCTCCTTCGTTCTCACCTTCATACTGGGCGTCATCTACGTGGTCCTGCGCAAGAAGAGCGAGTAG